One part of the Desulfonema ishimotonii genome encodes these proteins:
- a CDS encoding response regulator: MTDEKNGNDRILIVDDNPRNIQVLGTILRQNGYQLVVAQNGVQALKAVEKAWPDLILLDVMMPEPDGFETCRRLKASRHTEDIPVIFLTARTEPEDIAKGFELGAVDYITKPFNALELLSRVKTHIELTHRRKLQGVIEMAGAVCHEMNQPLQSILGYAELLIMDISPEGPGYEKAVKISEQVRKMGKITKKLMKITEYRRFETKIYLDGQKIVDIDRSAMKKKSSG; encoded by the coding sequence ATGACAGACGAGAAAAACGGAAATGACCGGATACTGATCGTTGATGATAATCCGAGAAATATCCAGGTTTTAGGGACGATACTGCGGCAGAACGGGTATCAGCTAGTGGTGGCGCAGAACGGGGTGCAGGCGTTGAAAGCCGTTGAAAAGGCATGGCCGGACCTGATCCTGCTGGATGTGATGATGCCGGAACCGGACGGGTTTGAGACCTGCCGGCGCCTCAAGGCGTCCCGCCATACAGAGGATATTCCGGTTATTTTTCTGACAGCCAGGACCGAGCCGGAGGATATCGCCAAGGGGTTTGAACTCGGCGCAGTGGACTACATCACCAAGCCGTTTAACGCCCTTGAACTGCTGTCGCGGGTCAAAACCCATATTGAGCTGACACATCGGCGGAAGCTGCAGGGGGTGATTGAGATGGCCGGGGCCGTCTGCCATGAGATGAACCAGCCGCTGCAAAGTATTCTGGGATACGCCGAACTGCTGATCATGGATATATCGCCGGAAGGACCGGGGTATGAGAAGGCCGTAAAGATTTCCGAACAGGTCAGAAAGATGGGGAAGATCACCAAGAAGCTGATGAAGATCACCGAGTACAGGCGGTTTGAGACCAAGATATATCTTGACGGTCAGAAAATTGTTGATATTGACAGGTCCGCCATGAAAAAGAAATCCTCGGGATAG
- a CDS encoding TIGR01212 family radical SAM protein (This family includes YhcC from E. coli K-12, an uncharacterized radical SAM protein.) produces the protein MTKKRYNDLNSYLRGLYGERVQKITVDAGLSCPNRDGTVSTGGCIYCNARGSGTGDYARGLGIAEQIRVNGEFIARRYKAKKFLIYFQSFSNTYAPVERLRQMYDEALSAIDGVVGLSVGTRPDCVSEEILCLLQGYAEKYLIWVEYGLQSAHDATLRQINRGHDFACFKRAVRATQGRGIRICTHVILGLPGEGRAEMMETAKQVAALGIDGIKLHLMYVVRGTRLDTMYQQGRYRCLEQAEYADLVCEFLEYLPPEMVIQRLTGDPHREELVAPSWSTDKRGTMNRIMETLEERDMWQGKRFRGPGAAG, from the coding sequence ATGACGAAAAAACGCTACAATGACCTCAATTCATATCTGAGGGGCCTGTACGGCGAGCGGGTCCAGAAGATCACCGTGGACGCGGGCCTCAGCTGCCCCAACCGGGACGGAACCGTTTCCACGGGCGGATGCATCTACTGCAATGCCAGAGGCTCCGGCACCGGGGATTACGCACGGGGCCTGGGCATTGCGGAGCAGATTCGCGTCAACGGCGAATTTATCGCCCGGCGGTACAAGGCAAAGAAATTCCTGATCTACTTCCAATCCTTCAGCAACACCTACGCGCCCGTTGAGCGGCTGCGGCAGATGTATGACGAGGCTCTGTCGGCCATTGACGGGGTGGTGGGGCTCTCCGTGGGTACACGGCCCGACTGTGTGAGCGAAGAGATTCTGTGTCTGTTGCAGGGATATGCGGAAAAGTATCTGATCTGGGTTGAATACGGGTTGCAGTCCGCCCATGACGCCACCCTGAGACAGATCAACCGGGGCCATGATTTTGCCTGCTTCAAACGGGCCGTGCGGGCGACACAGGGCCGGGGCATCCGCATCTGCACCCATGTGATCCTCGGCCTGCCGGGCGAGGGCCGGGCGGAGATGATGGAGACCGCAAAGCAGGTGGCGGCCCTGGGGATCGACGGGATCAAGCTTCACCTGATGTATGTGGTCCGGGGAACCCGGCTCGACACCATGTATCAGCAGGGGCGCTACCGCTGTCTGGAGCAGGCCGAATACGCGGATCTGGTGTGCGAGTTTCTCGAATACCTGCCCCCGGAGATGGTGATCCAGCGCCTGACCGGCGACCCCCACCGGGAAGAGCTGGTGGCGCCTTCGTGGTCAACGGACAAGCGCGGGACCATGAACCGGATCATGGAAACCCTGGAAGAGCGGGATATGTGGCAGGGGAAGCGGTTCCGGGGTCCGGGCGCGGCAGGGTGA